The genomic region GATTTCCATCTCTCCAACCCCTGTTTTTTGTAACACCTCTCCAATTCCCATTTCTTTTGAATACCTCATCTTTTGAAACCCTGTAACAAAAGACCCCCTTCAAGTTTCCCTTCTTTTATCTGATTTCCCAATTAAACCTTGGCATCCAAAAAGTGATGGAACCCAAACGCCTTGTTTTGGGGGGTAAAAGAAGCTCCAAGTTTCGTGGAGCATTTCATTCTATTTGTGCCTTGGTGTTACTTTTCTTGTTCTACAATCATGAAAATGTTCTAGGAAAGTCATTTTCTATTAAACCCAGAGTTGGGTTTGTTGATCATGTTAGAGTTATCCATAGAAGAATTATAGAAACTAATGATACCAATGTCAAAGTTGATGACTTGGCTGCAAATAATTTGACAGCTAGCGATCCCAAATTTTGCTCTGGATTGTTTGAACACAAGGGTTATCCAACCCGATGTGAGTACTTGGTTGCCCACCCGGAGTGTACTGCTGGTGGGTTTTTCAACTATATTAAGTTCTTGTATTGTGGTTGTGAGAAATTTAGCTTTTTGGGATTTGCTGTGTTGACTCTATGGTTGGTTgcattgttttatttattggGAAACACTGCAGCCGATTACTTCTGTTGTTCTTTGGAAAAGCTTTCGAGTTTATTGAAAATGTCACCTACTGTCGCTGGGGTTACTTTGTTGCCATTAGGGAATGGAGCTCCTGATGTATTTGCTAGCGTTGCTGCTTTTGTGGGGAGGGATGCAGGTGAGGTGGGTATTAATAGTGTGTTGGGAGGAGCTGTTTTTGTTACTTGTGTTGTTGTTGGGATTGTTTCTCTTTGTATAACTGAGAAAAGGGTTCAGATTGATAGGAATTCCTTTGTTAGGGATATAGGCTTCTTTCTGTTTAGTTTAATATGgctttttctgtttttaaCTGTTGGAGAGGTGACTGTTGGAACTGCACTGCTATTTGTTTTACTTTATGTGATTTATGTACTTGCGGTTGCTCTCAATGAGATTGCTAGGACAAATGTTCGGGTGTTAAAATTGGGTTATCTAACACCATTGCTACCTGTTAAAGGGGGTACATTTTCTAATGGAAATGAAGAGGGGGATTCTATCTATGCCTCACTGCTTGCATCTGACTCGAAAAGTGATGTACCATGTCTTGAAAATAGTTTACCTCACTGGATGTGGGCTTCTCAGGTGGCAATTTATTCGAGTGAGTCTATAGACAGTACAAAATCTATATGGGGTTGGAATGATGAGGAAACACTGAAAGATCAGTCTTCCTTTCCTTGTTCTAAATTCCTTTCATTTCTGGAGTTGCCATTGGCACTTCCCCGACGGTTGACAATTCCGATTGTTGAAGAGGAGAGATGGTCAAAGGGGTATGCTGTGGCTAGTGCTACATTGGCACCGATTCTTCTGGCTTTTTTGTGGAATATTAAAGATGATGCAGGTCGTTTGAGTAAGGAAATTATATACTTTATTGGTGTTACCTTTGGTGGTATACTTGGTGTTCCTGCATACCTGTACACCACATCTGATCAGCCACCTCTCCAGTTTTTGCTTCCATGGGTTGTTGGAGGATTTTTTATGAGTATTGTTTGGTTTTATATTATCGCAAATGAGCTTGTTGCTTTGTTGATGGCATTTGGTGTGATCTTTGGGATTAACCCGTCAATCCTTGGTCTGACCGTATTGGCATGGGGCAACTCGATGGGTGA from Theobroma cacao cultivar B97-61/B2 chromosome 9, Criollo_cocoa_genome_V2, whole genome shotgun sequence harbors:
- the LOC18588266 gene encoding cation/calcium exchanger 4; this translates as MEPKRLVLGGKRSSKFRGAFHSICALVLLFLFYNHENVLGKSFSIKPRVGFVDHVRVIHRRIIETNDTNVKVDDLAANNLTASDPKFCSGLFEHKGYPTRCEYLVAHPECTAGGFFNYIKFLYCGCEKFSFLGFAVLTLWLVALFYLLGNTAADYFCCSLEKLSSLLKMSPTVAGVTLLPLGNGAPDVFASVAAFVGRDAGEVGINSVLGGAVFVTCVVVGIVSLCITEKRVQIDRNSFVRDIGFFLFSLIWLFLFLTVGEVTVGTALLFVLLYVIYVLAVALNEIARTNVRVLKLGYLTPLLPVKGGTFSNGNEEGDSIYASLLASDSKSDVPCLENSLPHWMWASQVAIYSSESIDSTKSIWGWNDEETLKDQSSFPCSKFLSFLELPLALPRRLTIPIVEEERWSKGYAVASATLAPILLAFLWNIKDDAGRLSKEIIYFIGVTFGGILGVPAYLYTTSDQPPLQFLLPWVVGGFFMSIVWFYIIANELVALLMAFGVIFGINPSILGLTVLAWGNSMGDLMSNVALAMNGGDSVQIAMSGCYAGPMFNTLAGLGISLVLGAWYKKPAPYIVPRDSSLFCTMGFLAIGLLWSFIVLPQNDMRPNKTLGVGLIAIYLTFLVVRVSTSMGVLSVGLG